The following DNA comes from Shinella zoogloeoides.
ACGGAGGCGGAATAGGTGACGCGCTCCGGGAAGTCGGCGCGGTCGGCGCGGAAGGCTTCGGCGACCGTCGACCAGATCGGCGAGCCGGCCGGCTGGATGATCCAGTCGTAGGGCGAGAGATCGCTAAAGCCGAGCTGTTCGCGCCCGGCAAGCGGATGCTCGTCCCGCACGGCGAAGCTCAATATCTCCTCCCCGATCGGCCGCACGTCGTAGGCGGCCGGATCGTCGGCCGCGCTTACCCGCGCCAGGACGAAATCGTATTCGCCGGCCCGCATGCGCTGCATCAGGGTCAGGCTCGGCTCGACATCCACCTGCAACTGGGCATGCGGCGCCTGCGCGCGCAGCGCCAGCGAGGCCGGCAGGGCATAGGCGACGGCGGCGGCCGTCACCGCGCCGATCCGGACCCGGCCGCGCAGGCCGTCCGCCACCTCCTGCATGTCGCGGCCGATGTTCTCCACCTCCGCGACGACGCGGTTGGCGCGGGCCGCCAGCACGTTGCCGAACTCGTTGAAGACGAAGCCGTGCGCATTGCGGGTGCATATCTGCCGGCCGACCAGCGCCTCGATCTCGGCGAGCGTGCGCGAGGCGGCCGGCTGCGAGATGTTCATCTCCTCGGCGGCAAGGCTGAGCTTGCCCTTGCGCTTGAGGGCGGCGAGGAAACGGAGCTGGTTGAGCTTGAGGTAATGGGCTTTCATGCCGCCAGCCTAGTGCCGGCGGTATCATGATGCAATTGATATGCAGGGATGCCTGCGGATGATCCGGCCGGTATGTGTCAGGCCGTCCCACCGGCGATGGCATAGGCGGCGGCGCCCGGCGCGCAGGCGATGACGATGTGGCCGTAGGGTGCGCGCCATTCGCTGTGGGGGTGAGTGTTTTCCGGCAGGTCGAGGCTCGCGGTGGCCAGTGCGCCGGCCTGTTCGAAGACGACGGGTTCGCCGTTGACCGTCAGCCAGAGCAGCGGAGCTTCGCTTTGCGCCCGGATCGTCAGGCGCTGGCATCCGGGACCGGCGGAGGTGGCCGTTACGGTGAGCTGCAGGTCGGCTGCGTCCGGCAGGGCAGGCCCGGCGGCGGGCAGGGCGGCAAGCTCCGGCGTTCGCGGCGGCGTTTCGCGGTAGCGGCCGGTTCGTTCGAAGGCGCAGGCATAGGCCAGCAGCGCCGTGTCGTCCCACGCCCGGCCGGCGAAGGTCAGGCCCGCCGGCATGGCGATATCGTCCAGCATGCCCATGGGGACGGTCACCGTCGGGATGCCGAGATGGCGGATCGCCAGATTGCCGTTGGCGACCCAGGTGCCGTTGCGCCAGGTGAGGTCGGCGGATGCGGGGTTCACGTCGGCATCCGCCGGGCCGATATCGGCGACGGCCGGGAAGATCACCGCGTCGAGCCCCAGTTCGTCCATCCAGGCCTCAAGGTCGATGCGCCGGGTCTCCTCCAGTCCGCGCAGCCCTTCGGCAAGCTCCGGTATGTCCTCGAACGTGGCGACCGGATGGTTCCGTATGTGGGCGGGGTAGTCGGCGATATGGTCGTCGAAGCCCTGATAGCGGTCGGGCAGGCTGCCCGCAGGCGCGGGGAAGATACGCGCGCCGTCGACATCGGCGAGCCGCGACAGCGCCGGATCGGCGTTGGCCGTCAGAAAATCGTCCCAGGCCCAGGCGGAAAGATCGACGATCTCACGCCGGAGATAGGCTGCGGAGACGAGGCCGCGCGTCGCGGTGGTCGGCGCGCCGGGGCGGTCGCCCTCGTAGTTGCTGACGACGGGGAAATCGGTCACCACGACCTCGGCCCCAGCCGCCTCGAGGGCGGCGCGCGCGGCCATGCACAGGGCGAGCATCGAGGGGCGGGTGTCGATCCGCTGGCCGGTCGCGCCGCCGATGCCTACCTTCCCGCCGGTGCCCGCCTGCGGGTCGGCGTTGATATACATTGCCGGCAGGCCGAAACGCTTGCCCGCAAGGTTCGCCGTGCCGGCGATCGCGGCGTAGGACGGCGGGCGGATGGTAGAGACCTTGGGGATGGGAACCCAGGTCTGGCGGCGCCAGAGGTCGCCGCGGCTTTCCGGATCGTCGGCGACGATGATGTCGAGCAGTTCCAGCATGTCCGCCATCGAGCGGCTGTGCGGCACCACGACATCCATGGTCGGCACGAGCGGCCAGTTGCCGCGCACCGAGATGACACCCCGGCTCGGCGTATAGGCGCAAAGCCCGTTGTTGGCGGCGGGTGCGCGCCCGCTCGACCAGGTCTCCTCGCCAAGCCCGAAGGCTGCGAAGCTCGCAGCGGTCGCGGTGCCTGAGCCGTTCGAGGAACCGGAGCCGAAGGCGGCCGTCAGGTAGTCCGCGTTGTAGGGGGATTCCGCGCGGCCGTAGACGCCGCGCTGCATGCCGCCATTGGCCATCGGCGGCATGTTCGTCAGGCCGATCAGCACGGCGCCCGCCGCCCGCAGGCGAGAGATCGCAAAGGCGTCCTCCGTCGCGATGAGATCGGCGAAGGCGGGCGAGCCGGATGCGACGCTCAACCCTTTCACCTTGTAGCTGTCCTTGGCGGTATAGGGGATGCCGTCGAGCGGGCCGAGACTTGTCCCGCGCGCGCGGCGCAGGTCCGCGGCGCGTGCCTCGGCGAACATGTCGGGATTGAGGACCGGCACGGCATTGAGGGCGATGCCGTGCCGGTCGTAATGCGCGATGCGGTTCAGATAGGCGGCCACGAGACCGACGCTGGTTGCCCGCCCCGTTTGCAGTGCTTCGCGCAATTCACCGATCGAGGCTTCGACGACGTTCATGGATGCCCTCCCGCAGGCGCTCTGTTTCCGGCTCCGCCCGGTTCTAGCCCCGGGTCTTCTCGCCGGCAATGTTCCTTTTGGCGTATAGGCCGGCCGCTATGGCTAGCGCAGTCCCTTCGCCCGATCCCAGGCCTGCGACCATAGTTTCAGGGCCTTCTGGTCCAGTGCCTTCGGCAGGTGCAGGCGCTTCTGCTCTTCCTCGGAGGGATAGAGGTCCGGATTGGTCCGCAGCTTTTCATCGAGGAGGGCGAGCGCCATCTTGTTGGCGGTGGAGAACCCCGTCTCCGTGGCCGCGGCGGCGGCGATCTCCGGCCGCAGGAAGAAATCGATGAAGGCATGGGCGGCCTGGGGGTGGGGTGCGTCGGCGGGGATGGCAAGCACGTCGGACCAGACGAGATTTCCTTCCTTTGCGAGACGGTAGGCGATGCTGAAGGGCTTGCCCGCCTCTTTCGCCCGGCTGCTGGCGATCAGCATGTCGCCGGAAAAGCCGATGGCGAGGCAGAGGTCGCCGTCGGCGAGGTCGTTGACATAGCTGGAGCTGTGGAACTTGCGCACATAGGGGCGGACCCGGGAGACCACCTCCACCGCCTTCTCCAGTTCGTCCCTGTCGGTCGTGTCGGGGTTCAGCCCGAGATAGATGAGGGCGAGGCCCAGAACCTGCTCGGCATCGTCGAGCATGCCGACGCCGCAGGAGGCGAACTTCTCGACCACGGCCGGGTCGAAGACCATGCGCAGGGAATCGACTGGCGCATCGGGCATGATCGCCTGCACCTTCTCCACATTGTAGCCGACGCCGGTCGTGCCCCACATCCACGGCACGTTATGGGCGTTGCCGGCATCGACGGCGGCGCCCCGGGCGAGGGCCGCCGGGTCGAGATTGTCGAGGTTGGAGAGCCGGGCGCGATCCAGCGGCGTCCAGATGCCGACGGGGAGCTGGCGCAGGAAATGAGGCGAGAGGTTGACGGTCACGAGGTCGTAGCCCGAATTGCCGGTCAACAGCTTGGTCTCGACGATGTCGTTGGAATCGAACACGTCGTAGGAGACCTTGATGCCCGTCTCCTTTTCGAAGGCGGCAATGGACTGGGCGCTGAAATAGGATTCCCAGGAGTAGAGGTAGAGCACCTTCTCCTCCGCTCCTGCGGGGGCGGCGAAAAGGCATGCGGCGGCGAGCGCGAGCCAGCGTTTCATCGTCTTTCTCCGTTTCTGATAGGGTCTCGGTCTGGCAGTCGCCGTATGGCTACAGCGGCTGTTCCTGTGTGATGCAATGGATCGCGCCCCCGGCGGGAACGACGGCGCCGACATCGACGGTGACGATGCGCCGGTCCGGGAAGGCGCGGGCGACCGCCGCCCTGGCCTCATCGCTGGAAGACCGGCCGAAGGTCGGCATCACGACGCCGCCGTTGGCGAGGGCGAAATTGATGTAGGAGCGCGCGAAAATCTCGCTGGTCGCCTCCACGTCGTAGGCTTCCGGAATGGGGATGACCTCGAAGCTGCGTCCGCGCGCGTCGGTCTGGCTTTTCAGGGCCGCCAGGTTGTCGGCGAGGATGCGGCCGTGCAGGTCGTCGGGGTCGGGATTGTATTCGAACATCACGACGCCGGGCCGCACGAAGCAACACATGCCGTCGACATGGCCGTCCGTTTCCAGGTCGAGCGGGTCGCCGGGCAGCCAGACGACTTTTTCGAGATCGAGCATGCGCAGAAGCTCCTGTTCCACCCACGCCTTGGACAGGCCCGGATTGCGGTTGGGGTGGAGCAGGCTCGTTTCGGTGACGATCAGCGTACCGTCGCCGTCGCAGGCGAGCGAGCCACCCTCGCAGTGCAGGAAGGAGCGGACGATCTCTGCCTCCTCATAGGCAAGCACCCGGCCTGCCAGCGCGTCGTCGGCGTCGTAGGGCTCGTGCTTGCGGCCCCAGGCGTTGAAGCGCCAGGAGACGCCGGAAAGCCCGCCATCCTCCCGCTTCAGGAATGTCGGTCCGGAATCGCGGATCCAGCAATCGTCGATCGGCAGGGCGACGATCTCGATATCCGCGCCGAGCTGCGTCCGGGCGCTCTTGGTGTGGTCGGGATGGACCACCATGCTGACAGGCTCGAACTGGGCGATCGCCCTGGCCACATCGGCATAGGCCCGCTGCATGGCCGGCAGGGTCGCGCCGTAGAGATCCTTGCGGTGGGGCCAGGCCATCCAGGTCTTGGCGTGAGGTTCGAATTCGCCCGGCCGGCGGCGCTTCACCCGCGGCTTCGCCCGCATCGTCGTGTCCATGATTGACTCCTATTCATGTATGACGCTCACTATCAGCCCGTTGGAGCGCGGATACAAACGAGAAGCATTCCTGTTTTTGATGAATGGATTTCATGTATGGTCAAGTTTCGCCATATCCCGCCGACCCAGTTCCTGAAGGGCTTCGAGGCGGCCGCGCGGCTCGAGAGCTTCAGTCGGGCGGCGGAGGAGGTCGGCCTGACGCAATCGGCAATCAGCCATCAGATGCGGTTGCTGGAGGGGCAGGTCGGCCAGCCCCTGTTCCTGCGCATCGGGCGGGAGGTGCGCCTGACGGACGCCGGGCGCGACTATCATCGCACGGTGCGGCGCTGTCTGGAGATGCTGGAGGAAGGCTATCGGCGGCTGGAGCCGTATCGCAAGCCCGGTAGCGTCGTCATCTATGCGCCGCGTGGTGTCGCGCGGCGCTGGCTCCTGCCGCGCCTGCCGGCGCTGAAGGCGGCCGCGCCGGCCTGCGAACCCTGGCTGGACACGTCGGGCGCGGCGGTTGATTTCGATACGATGGAAGTGGATATCGCCATCGTCCATGCCCACGAGCCGCCCGTCGGCTGCGAAAGCCTTTTGCTTGCGCGCGACCGCCTGTCGCCCGTCGCCGGGCCGGCGCTCGCCGGCACGCTCCGCGAACCGGCCGACATTCTGGGCGCGCCGCTGATCCACGAGGAAGGACCTGTCGGATGGGCTGATTGGCTGGCGCAGGTGGGTATTACCCCGGCTGCCGTGTGGCGGGGAGTGAATTTCAGCGACGGCGATACCGCGCTCACCGCGGCTGAACTCGGTCAGGGCGTTGCCCTCGCCAGCCTGTTTCTCGCGCAGGACGCGCTGGCCGCCGGCATGCTTGCCCGGCCGTTCGGGGCAACGATGGAAACCGGGCGCTGCTGGTATGCCATATCCAGCCCGGCGCGTCTGAGGGACGAGGACGTGCGCGATGTCTGGCGCTGGCTGGGAACGCTGGCGCCGGAGGAGGCATGAGCGACGCAGCCCTCAGCGGATGAAGAGCAGCCCCATGCCGACGACGACGAGGGCCGCGCCCGCCCAGGCCCCGGCGGCGGGGCGCTCGCCGGTCCTCAGCCAGAGCATGGGCAGGATCAGCGCGGGGGAGGTGGCCGACAGGGTGGAGACGATGCCGACCTTGCCGCCGGAAAGCGCAAAGAGCAGCAGCGTCATGCCGACGGCGAGGGCGATGAGGCCGGTAAGCGCGGTCATGGCCGCGACCTTCAGCGTCAGCGGCCCCCTCGGCTTCACGGACGGGATCGGCAATTGCAGGAGGATGCTGAGGCAGAAGGCGGCGACGCCGACGCGCAGCAGCGAGGCGAGGACAGGGTCGATGCCGGTCGCCATGACCGGCCGGGCGACGATGGAGCCGATGGCCTGGCCCGTCGCCGCGCCGATACCAAGGGCCACGCCGATCCACAGCGGCCCCTTGACGGTCTCCCACTGGTGCATTTGCGCCCGGCGCTTGCCGAAGAGGATGGCGAGGAACACGCCCGCTGCGGTCACCGCGATGCCTGCCACGGCCAGCGGCGGCAACGTTTCGCCG
Coding sequences within:
- a CDS encoding agmatine deiminase family protein gives rise to the protein MDTTMRAKPRVKRRRPGEFEPHAKTWMAWPHRKDLYGATLPAMQRAYADVARAIAQFEPVSMVVHPDHTKSARTQLGADIEIVALPIDDCWIRDSGPTFLKREDGGLSGVSWRFNAWGRKHEPYDADDALAGRVLAYEEAEIVRSFLHCEGGSLACDGDGTLIVTETSLLHPNRNPGLSKAWVEQELLRMLDLEKVVWLPGDPLDLETDGHVDGMCCFVRPGVVMFEYNPDPDDLHGRILADNLAALKSQTDARGRSFEVIPIPEAYDVEATSEIFARSYINFALANGGVVMPTFGRSSSDEARAAVARAFPDRRIVTVDVGAVVPAGGAIHCITQEQPL
- a CDS encoding DMT family transporter; protein product: MPIHELAALGAATCWAVTGLISAGPASHLGAPAFNRARQIFVTGLLALYVLATGVWRELEPANAGPLLLSGLIGIFIGDTLLFETLNRLGPRRSGILFALNAPITALLGWLALGETLPPLAVAGIAVTAAGVFLAILFGKRRAQMHQWETVKGPLWIGVALGIGAATGQAIGSIVARPVMATGIDPVLASLLRVGVAAFCLSILLQLPIPSVKPRGPLTLKVAAMTALTGLIALAVGMTLLLFALSGGKVGIVSTLSATSPALILPMLWLRTGERPAAGAWAGAALVVVGMGLLFIR
- a CDS encoding extracellular solute-binding protein translates to MKRWLALAAACLFAAPAGAEEKVLYLYSWESYFSAQSIAAFEKETGIKVSYDVFDSNDIVETKLLTGNSGYDLVTVNLSPHFLRQLPVGIWTPLDRARLSNLDNLDPAALARGAAVDAGNAHNVPWMWGTTGVGYNVEKVQAIMPDAPVDSLRMVFDPAVVEKFASCGVGMLDDAEQVLGLALIYLGLNPDTTDRDELEKAVEVVSRVRPYVRKFHSSSYVNDLADGDLCLAIGFSGDMLIASSRAKEAGKPFSIAYRLAKEGNLVWSDVLAIPADAPHPQAAHAFIDFFLRPEIAAAAATETGFSTANKMALALLDEKLRTNPDLYPSEEEQKRLHLPKALDQKALKLWSQAWDRAKGLR
- a CDS encoding LysR substrate-binding domain-containing protein — encoded protein: MVKFRHIPPTQFLKGFEAAARLESFSRAAEEVGLTQSAISHQMRLLEGQVGQPLFLRIGREVRLTDAGRDYHRTVRRCLEMLEEGYRRLEPYRKPGSVVIYAPRGVARRWLLPRLPALKAAAPACEPWLDTSGAAVDFDTMEVDIAIVHAHEPPVGCESLLLARDRLSPVAGPALAGTLREPADILGAPLIHEEGPVGWADWLAQVGITPAAVWRGVNFSDGDTALTAAELGQGVALASLFLAQDALAAGMLARPFGATMETGRCWYAISSPARLRDEDVRDVWRWLGTLAPEEA
- a CDS encoding LysR family transcriptional regulator, coding for MKAHYLKLNQLRFLAALKRKGKLSLAAEEMNISQPAASRTLAEIEALVGRQICTRNAHGFVFNEFGNVLAARANRVVAEVENIGRDMQEVADGLRGRVRIGAVTAAAVAYALPASLALRAQAPHAQLQVDVEPSLTLMQRMRAGEYDFVLARVSAADDPAAYDVRPIGEEILSFAVRDEHPLAGREQLGFSDLSPYDWIIQPAGSPIWSTVAEAFRADRADFPERVTYSASVLLTLTTVSRTDAIAPFAREVANLLMAEDLSARIVTLDMARRVSVPAYNIILNKDALLSPLAQRFLSLIEAEILRVGP